Proteins co-encoded in one Dyella japonica A8 genomic window:
- a CDS encoding sensor histidine kinase: MSGKWLSGSVGQVLRLTGMFVATVVTHGLTFTLWNKRGDVQMILLSGPMLLAVLMSSPKRYWPAYGAGWALGMLSLSALRGYPVPVMALAYVLCVLFVYTTAWALGRYRSDQPIHDFPRLLWFLLVAAVLLPLAVTAMVVTLTGMLATPPWLHKVWWHMSLAISLGFVLLTPAVLSLTNPASTLRRDAMPLRSVLPVMVLSLALIWLGWRELGSIETLQPLALIAPVPLLIYVALRTQIPGVGIVNLALGAIAAQLSFSGYGPFLQNEPRATTVSIQLWMVGTSVASLFFAALVEQRRATQRALSASGNEVMHLAGRLIVAQEQERARIARDLHDNINQRLAVASMRLSALRPKLDDRNRNDVSQLQSDLIALSSDIRHLSHGLHPSMLAQIGLTAALDELCMANRQHNGPAIDLKMPAIVENLPADVALCLYRVAQEALGNALKHARAKRITLVLRIDARQVDLDIRDDGKGFDLRATGRRGLGLMSIGERTRLLGGSYRLHSTPGQGTELGIRIPLAAQAS; this comes from the coding sequence ATGAGCGGAAAGTGGCTGTCCGGTAGTGTCGGGCAAGTTTTGCGGCTGACGGGCATGTTCGTGGCCACCGTCGTGACGCATGGGCTTACCTTCACCCTGTGGAACAAGCGCGGCGACGTGCAGATGATCCTGCTGTCGGGTCCCATGCTCCTCGCGGTGTTGATGTCCTCGCCCAAACGCTACTGGCCCGCCTATGGCGCGGGCTGGGCGCTGGGCATGCTCTCCCTCTCCGCCCTACGGGGATACCCCGTGCCGGTCATGGCACTGGCCTATGTGCTGTGCGTACTGTTCGTCTACACCACCGCCTGGGCGCTTGGCCGCTACCGTAGCGACCAGCCCATCCACGACTTTCCGCGCCTGTTGTGGTTTCTGCTGGTGGCGGCCGTGCTGCTGCCGCTTGCCGTTACCGCCATGGTGGTGACCCTCACTGGCATGCTCGCCACACCGCCCTGGCTGCACAAGGTCTGGTGGCACATGTCCCTGGCGATCTCGCTGGGCTTTGTGCTGCTCACGCCGGCGGTACTCAGCCTCACCAACCCGGCGTCGACATTGCGCAGGGATGCCATGCCGCTTCGCAGCGTGCTGCCGGTGATGGTGCTGTCGCTTGCGCTGATCTGGCTGGGCTGGCGCGAACTGGGAAGCATCGAAACCCTACAGCCGCTGGCGCTTATCGCGCCGGTACCTTTGTTGATCTACGTGGCGCTGCGCACGCAGATTCCCGGCGTCGGCATCGTCAACCTGGCCCTGGGCGCCATTGCCGCGCAGTTGAGCTTTTCCGGATACGGCCCGTTCCTGCAGAACGAACCGCGCGCAACCACCGTCAGCATCCAGCTGTGGATGGTGGGCACGTCGGTGGCGTCCCTGTTCTTCGCGGCGCTGGTGGAACAACGCCGCGCGACGCAGCGGGCCTTGTCCGCCAGCGGCAACGAGGTGATGCACCTGGCCGGGCGGCTTATCGTGGCGCAGGAGCAGGAGCGCGCGCGCATCGCCCGCGATCTGCACGACAACATCAACCAGCGTCTGGCTGTTGCCTCGATGCGACTGAGCGCGCTGCGCCCCAAGCTGGACGATCGCAACCGCAACGACGTAAGCCAGCTGCAGAGCGACCTGATCGCCCTGTCCAGCGATATCCGCCACCTGTCGCACGGTCTGCATCCCAGCATGCTCGCGCAGATCGGGCTCACCGCCGCACTGGACGAGTTGTGCATGGCCAACCGGCAACACAACGGCCCGGCGATCGACCTGAAGATGCCAGCCATCGTGGAAAACCTGCCCGCCGATGTGGCGCTGTGTCTCTACCGCGTCGCCCAGGAGGCGCTGGGCAACGCGCTGAAACATGCCCGCGCAAAACGCATCACCCTGGTGCTGCGCATCGACGCGCGACAAGTCGATCTGGACATCAGGGATGACGGGAAAGGATTCGACCTGCGCGCGACCGGCCGCCGGGGACTCGGCCTGATGAGCATTGGCGAGCGCACACGACTGCTCGGCGGCAGCTATCGCCTGCACTCCACACCCGGGCAAGGCACCGAGCTTGGCATACGCATTCCGCTGGCAGCGCAGGCCTCGTAG
- a CDS encoding DUF1254 domain-containing protein yields MKLLSAALCTIALSVTNLATAEDRAAGPTEQEAHDIAKDAYVYAYPLMLEYTTLRKLSNFAEPIEGDAFGPPNQFHHARAYPNPDDKIVIRENVDTLYSAATLDLKAEPIVLSVPATDRYFQLPMLSLWSDVFAVPGTRTTGKNTARNFLVVAPEWRGGTAPAGLEVIKSPTRYVWIIGRTQTNGAADYENVHKIQDGYKLTPLSAWGKGNYVPPKGKVDPSIDMKAPPPVVVDKMDATTYYGHFAELLKENPPNQVDYPIIHRLERTGFKVGQSFDLAKVPANIRQAFERGYADGKALVAAEGDKAAGIHGKGWVYTTRSGTYGTDYVYRAAIAQCCIGENLPQDAVYPSLSTDSEGKPLDGSKNQYVLHFAKGKQPPVDAFWSVTAYDIQGYFIPNVLKRQAIGDRDKLVTNADGSLDLYIQADSPGKDKEANWLPVAKAPFTLLMRLYWPREAFLEGAWTPPDVVRH; encoded by the coding sequence ATGAAGCTGCTATCCGCCGCGCTATGTACGATTGCATTGAGCGTTACAAACTTGGCCACAGCCGAGGATCGCGCCGCCGGGCCAACGGAGCAAGAAGCCCACGACATCGCCAAGGATGCCTACGTCTACGCCTATCCGCTGATGCTGGAATACACGACGCTGCGGAAATTGAGCAACTTTGCCGAGCCTATTGAAGGCGACGCGTTCGGCCCGCCCAACCAGTTTCATCATGCGCGCGCCTACCCCAATCCCGATGACAAGATTGTCATTCGTGAGAACGTCGACACGCTGTACTCGGCGGCCACGCTCGATCTCAAGGCCGAGCCGATAGTTCTGTCGGTGCCGGCGACGGATAGATACTTCCAACTACCGATGCTGAGCCTGTGGTCGGATGTGTTCGCCGTGCCGGGCACGCGTACTACTGGCAAGAACACGGCGAGAAACTTCCTCGTCGTGGCGCCGGAGTGGCGTGGTGGTACGGCACCGGCGGGACTGGAAGTGATCAAGAGCCCCACCCGTTATGTGTGGATCATAGGTCGTACCCAGACCAATGGCGCTGCCGACTACGAGAATGTTCACAAGATTCAGGACGGGTACAAGCTGACGCCGCTCTCCGCCTGGGGCAAAGGAAACTACGTGCCACCCAAGGGCAAGGTAGACCCCAGCATCGACATGAAGGCGCCGCCGCCGGTCGTGGTGGACAAGATGGATGCGACGACCTACTACGGCCACTTCGCCGAGTTGCTCAAGGAGAATCCACCAAACCAAGTGGATTACCCCATCATTCACCGGCTGGAGCGCACGGGCTTCAAGGTCGGCCAGAGCTTCGATCTGGCGAAGGTGCCGGCGAATATCCGGCAGGCCTTCGAGCGTGGTTACGCCGACGGTAAGGCCCTGGTGGCGGCAGAGGGCGACAAGGCGGCGGGTATCCATGGCAAGGGCTGGGTCTATACCACGCGTAGCGGAACCTACGGCACGGATTACGTCTATCGTGCCGCCATCGCCCAATGCTGTATCGGCGAAAATCTTCCGCAGGACGCGGTCTATCCCTCGCTATCGACAGATAGCGAGGGCAAGCCACTGGATGGCAGCAAGAACCAGTACGTACTCCACTTCGCCAAGGGCAAGCAGCCGCCAGTGGACGCCTTTTGGTCGGTGACGGCCTACGACATCCAGGGGTACTTCATCCCCAACGTACTCAAGCGTCAGGCCATCGGCGACCGCGACAAGCTCGTCACCAATGCCGATGGCTCGCTTGACCTCTACATCCAGGCCGACTCCCCAGGAAAGGACAAAGAGGCCAACTGGCTACCCGTCGCCAAGGCGCCCTTCACCCTGCTCATGCGCCTTTACTGGCCACGTGAGGCGTTTCTTGAAGGGGCCTGGACACCACCGGATGTCGTCCGCCATTGA